GGGCCTAAAGTGTTTGAAATACCCAATCTCAACAGAGAGAAGAAGTTGATTCTGCCATTCACTCTCTCAGGATTCCTCATCAGCCGGTGgtggtttgtcaaaaacaaccATCACATTCACCTCATCAACCACAGTACCCTCCTTCTCAATGAACACGTCTCCAGTTATATCCATAGCAGCAAGACCTCCATCTACTCTGGTGCTCAGCACGGTGATCTCCTCCTTGTGGTGATTATTTGGCAGTGCATTGACCTGTGCTTGCGTTGTTACGGTGACACTACACTTGGATCCTGGTGGGACAATGCCCTTGTCTGGCTCTATGCGGAAGCAGCGTGACCATGCCTTTGTCATGAAGGCAATGTAATCATTCGTATCGTTGGTCAGCTCAATTGAGTGTGATATCTGCGGGTCAAGTTTAAAGGGGAAGTGTATTTCTAGCGGCTCAATCCCAAGCATGTCCTCCAGGCAAGGGATTTCCTGTGATGGAGAAATTAAAGATGCATTAGCTTTACCAGAGCCTATCAAAGCTTTAGATCCCTTGAGCTTCAGGGAGCACATAGGGCATACCTGGAATTGGCCACCCTTACTATCTATTGTGTTGAGCTCATCCATTACGTATACTATGTCAGGTCTGGCTGTCGGGTTATTTTGGATGCATCTTTGGGCCAGCTCGAGGCATTTTGTCACTTGTTGATAACCCAAGGGTGTATGCTTTGATGATTTAATCCACCTGTGCCTCCATCTTCTAAGTACCTGCATTTACACAAAACCATTCAAATTGGCACCAAAATATTTAATGCAAATGACATGTACATTGTTATCGGCTTAATAATACAACTAAAGAGACGTTGTTGGCTATAGTAACACAGGTTTGGAATATGTCAAAAGTATCCTAAATCCTGTATCTGAGAATTGCACTGTTTCCAGTAAACAAGCTATAATGTTCATGTGAAATTCCTATGTGATCCTTGTATGAAATGATGCCCAATCAATTTAAGAATTTTAAATTGTTTTGGAAATAAAAAGAACTACAGAAAAAATGACTCACAACAAGTAGACAATTATATACGAAAGCGAAGTATCAAACAGTAACGTTTTTATTGTTTTTTTGTATTGGAATTATCCCTAATGAAACGTAAGTGCTTTTCCATTCTAGATTGATCTTACTAGTGAAATAACCAGCTCAACTACTTTCATTCAAGGTTTTTTGTATTAGCATCATGACCAAAAGAGGACATATCCATGCAACGATGACATAACCACAACTCTTACTTTGGTAAGATCAGTCCCATTTTTACTTCCTGTCACCAGCTCTGTAACCATTACTCCCAAACTATATATATCTGACTTGCTGGACCATTTGCCTTCGAGAAAGTATTCTGGAGCACAATATCCTCTGCATGATAAGAACACATATATCAACACGCTATGACATAAAGACCTTGTAAGAAGACAAGTGTCAGAAACAACAATGTATTATTAGTAGCTTACGGTGACATAAGACGCAATGTGGTCGCTGCTTGTGAATTATTGTCAAGTCTCGATAGACCAAAATCTGTAATTTTGGGCACCATGAGATCGTCTAGCAGTATATTCGCAGGTTTGAGATCCATGTGGACGATATCCTTCTCCTTGTGAAGATAGAGCAAACCTTTGCAGATCCCCACAATAATTTCATAACGAGTATGCCATTCAAGTCCCCTCAGTTCATCTTAAGAAGTATATGAAGAATCAAGAGTATTTTAGAAGCTGCAAATAAATAATAACGTGCCCAGTGTATGTGCAAGTGAGCATTGAACAAAATGTTGGCCTTTTTTTATCTGTAGACTGTCCATGATTATTCATCAAATGCAATTTAAAAGTTAGGATTACAGTAGTGAAGATGCATGGTGCGATCAAGAAAGTAACCATATCATATGAAAATGCAGTTGTGCGCTTTGGTCACTGGACTGTATGTAAGCAAATGAATAGAAGAATATTGATAACGTTTACTTGAGTATTTACAAATTTATTTTAAAATTCAGGAAGTGGCCATGATTAGGGATTTGACTCTTGATCAGATTATTTCTCTGTTGTGCTCTTTAATTTAGTTTTCATTGTTGATGATCTTAGTTTAATTTTTTGTTTGGCATATTTTTGCTGATTATTGGATCTGCTGTCTTATAATGTGAATTGGAGAGCTACTGATATCATGTAAAAAGAAGTCATACCTGTGAGATGGCTCTCAAGGTCACCGTTGCTTATGTACTCAAAACAGAGCAACCTTTCCCGTATATCAGCCATAATTGTTCTTCCTTCAAATATTGACACGCGTTCTTCCGTAAAAGAACAATAACCCAGAAATCGTACTATATTTTTGTGCCTAACCGTGATCAAACTTTGAACCTCCCGATGGAACATCTTGTCTTTAATTGTTCGTCTGTTGAAAAGCCTTTTCACAGCAACAATTCCATTTCGAAGCATGCCCTGTTTATAATATCATTAATTATGAGAAAGACCATGATCATTATGTCAAGTAATGCTATGAAAAGAGCAAACATGAAGGTGTGGTGCCATAAAAATTGCAGTTACCTTGTAAACCTCTCCACATCCACCAACACCAATTTTTCTCTGCTCAGAGAAATTTTCTGTGATGCTCTGTAGAAGTGACAAATCTAGATGGCTTGGTTCCTCGCTTCCAGCTACTACACGCTCGAGTATGTTGAGATCCATAGTCTGTACCGATACAGGGTACGCAACGGTGCGTTTTTTTGTTTATGAAATACGAGTTCAGTGTTGTTGACAATGTAAAAAAAAGTTTTGGAACAGATGccataagcaaaaaaaaaaagcactATGATACAAAAACAGCTAACTTTCAATATGCTACACTTTCCAAACAGATGGACTACGAGGTTCTAATGAAATACGAATTTCTATTTCATCTccattaagggggtgtttgggactacTTCACTCCACGT
This sequence is a window from Miscanthus floridulus cultivar M001 chromosome 10, ASM1932011v1, whole genome shotgun sequence. Protein-coding genes within it:
- the LOC136486656 gene encoding uncharacterized protein; protein product: MMSTYKMDSEASMHDVLERLLHDESAKPCALPLSLLRAITNNFNGAWEIGRGAFAAVYKGVLRNGTVAVRKMYGDLRPRDGEQRFQNELSCHMGLKHKNIVRLLGYCAETQSEMVEYKGKMILAEKPERLLCIEYLRGGNLAAYITDASHGFDWKKRYKIIKGICDGLSYLHQNLTIHLDLKPANICLDEKMVPKILDFHCSRRIEEKESELIIDPTGTWRYMAPEVLDNGVVTLKADIYSLGVLIMEILTGQKEYCEVENVLKSWADRLGTLLEDTRLEQIRVCTEIAISCCNHDHWKRPDAGHIIKMLDETESTDQFTEPDEKESVDEFKPDEQTMDLNILERVVAGSEEPSHLDLSLLQSITENFSEQRKIGVGGCGEVYKGMLRNGIVAVKRLFNRRTIKDKMFHREVQSLITVRHKNIVRFLGYCSFTEERVSIFEGRTIMADIRERLLCFEYISNGDLESHLTDELRGLEWHTRYEIIVGICKGLLYLHKEKDIVHMDLKPANILLDDLMVPKITDFGLSRLDNNSQAATTLRLMSPGYCAPEYFLEGKWSSKSDIYSLGVMVTELVTGSKNGTDLTKVLRRWRHRWIKSSKHTPLGYQQVTKCLELAQRCIQNNPTARPDIVYVMDELNTIDSKGGQFQEIPCLEDMLGIEPLEIHFPFKLDPQISHSIELTNDTNDYIAFMTKAWSRCFRIEPDKGIVPPGSKCSVTVTTQAQVNALPNNHHKEEITVLSTRVDGGLAAMDITGDVFIEKEGTVVDEVNVMVVFDKPPPADEES